In the genome of Oncorhynchus mykiss isolate Arlee chromosome 18, USDA_OmykA_1.1, whole genome shotgun sequence, one region contains:
- the LOC110496909 gene encoding G-protein coupled receptor 183: MSWSEGVNSTVNLDSNTSSSLVCTNLYDHRPVARVLMSLHYSLVFTLGLLGNALALHVIRPNLAQINSTTLYSANLAASDVLFTLALPLRIAYYALGFHWPLGETLCRVTALLFYVNTYAGVNFMTCLAVDRFVAVVLPLRYTRLCRARTIRYVCVGVWVLVLVQTLPLLSVTMTRAEPDGTTTCMEYPNFENGAVEGLPYVLIGAVVMGYGVPVATILCCYLVLLWKLRLVTRSRVGGRGHRSLRSQKATGVIAGVVLVFVVCFSPYHINILQYMIRKLRYTPDCTELQAFQMSLHFTVCLMNFNCCLDPFVYFFACKGYKRRVMKMLRVQVSASFSSVVRTGEDTPFKRGGTRDGRSRLGSHTACPVALDNLTKTIPGPETETGVTSNQLPLRQESHPTNYP, from the exons ATGTCGTGGTCGGAGGGTGTGAACTCCACTGTGAACCTGGACTccaacacctcctcctccctggtcTGCACCAACCTGTACGACCACCGCCCCGTCGCCCGCGTCCTCATGTCTCTCCACTACAGCCTGGTCTTCACGCTCGGCCTCCTAGGTAACGCCCTGGCACTGCACGTCATCAGACCCAACCTGGCCCAGATCAACTCTACCACGCTCTACTCTGCCAACCTGGCCGCCTCCGACGTCCTCTTCACTCTGGCCCTGCCTCTGAGGATTGCctactacgccctag GTTTCCACTGGCCCCTGGGGGAGACCCTGTGTCGCGTCACCGCCCTTCTGTTCTACGTCAACACCTACGCAGGGGTCAATTTCATGACCTGCCTAGCCGTAGACCGCTTCGTAGCCGTGGTTCTCCCTCTGCGTTACACCAGGCTCTGCCGGGCCCGGACCATCCGCTACGTCTGCGTAGGGGTGTGGGTTCTAGTCCTGGTCCAGACGTTACCCCTCCTCTCCGTGACCATGACCCGGGCCGAGCCGGACGGAACCACCACCTGCATGGAGTACCCCAACTTTGAGAACGGGGCCGTGGAGGGACTCCCCTACGTCCTCATTGGAGCCGTCGTCATGGGATACGGCGTTCCCGTTGCAACCATCCTGTGTTGCTACTTGGTGTTGCTTTGGAAGCTGCGGTTGGTGACGAGAAGTAGGGTCGGTGGGCGAGGTCACAGGTCATTGAGGAGCCAGAAGGCGACGGGGGTGATAGCAGGGGTAGTGTTGGTGTTTGTAGTGTGTTTCAGTCCCTATCACATCAACATCCTGCAGTATATGATCCGAAAGCTGAGATACACACCAGACTGTACCGAGCTACAGGCCTTTCAG aTGTCTCTACACTTCACTGTGTGTCTCATGAACTTCAACTGCTGCCTGGACCCCTTTGTCTACTTCTTTGCCTGTAAGGGTTACAAGAGGAGGGTGATGAAGATGTTGAGGGTTCAGGTCAGCGCCTCTTTCTCCAGCGTGGTCCGAACCGGGGAGGACACCCCCTTCAAACGGGGGGGGACCCGGGACGGGAGGAGCAGGCTGGGTAGCCACACAGCTTGTCCTGTTGCTTTAGATAATCTTACAAAGACCATTCCTGGGCCAGAGACCGAGACAGGAGtcacatccaaccaactacccctGAGACAGGAGtcacatccaaccaactacccctGA